A window from Myxococcus fulvus encodes these proteins:
- a CDS encoding ABC transporter permease, producing MHSAERQTVHRWSLIWAGGLVALVGLILVGLSISASEAWAEVASALGLSLFGWGGVAQLVDGVMLLPAQAAAKQSLPLGSPGFLWAGVLAWLVGWGLIASGIRRAPEPTEGASPAAGAPLYPRLARYRDFYWSTLAAYGGGILLAELVLVLLQTVLSSGVPSTDLSSARDAGGGGLSLPPTGAFAIALVVAGMVAFISGFIGASRAQRLALPEATIGVLYLGLPVPILLTLMERIPSLQLALGYRLREVTYVAGLLGRPELAYWLTFTGLVLALVLGINTGFIAAGSGRVDLKLGFELFVARRHVAVFRPSLLLGTLAVLMFGIIPPLLVYFIIRAAEAAVEKTRIRSLGLSDPLAASEALHKLKLREQSPTMMMTALSVGGVGVGVMALIIVLSVMSGFEADLQQKILGTNAHAVVSRYAGDLPEYPKVMETIRKVPGIAGQTPFIINQVMIASEGNVDGVIIKGIDPKTVGDVTDLPRNILGGGSLDILYTPEKILSRGGDEEESETPAGEGDEAPAEDDIIRRSGTPKKAPVLPGIVIGRELAASLRVVVGDRVNVVSPLGTELSPSGPVPKNRAYRVAAIFYSGMYEYDSKFVYILLKEAQDFFGVQGASGIELKVLDIDDARRIAGQVVKALGGYPYRARDWGEMNKNLFSALRLEKLVMGIILSIIIIVAAGLIVATVIMLVLEKRKEISVLKALGVPDGGIVKIFLAEGLQIGVAGGLLGLFSGLSWCLFIEKVGIKLDPEVYYIPALPVRVEPLQTALAVVIAVLVTYLASIYPALKASSVEPVEGLKAE from the coding sequence GTGCACTCGGCAGAACGGCAGACCGTCCATCGCTGGAGTCTCATCTGGGCCGGAGGACTCGTGGCCCTGGTGGGCCTCATCCTCGTCGGCCTCTCCATCTCCGCCTCCGAGGCGTGGGCGGAGGTGGCCTCGGCCCTGGGCCTGTCGCTCTTCGGTTGGGGTGGGGTGGCCCAGCTCGTCGACGGCGTGATGCTGCTGCCGGCGCAGGCCGCCGCGAAGCAGTCGCTCCCCCTGGGCAGCCCCGGCTTCCTCTGGGCGGGTGTGCTCGCCTGGCTGGTGGGCTGGGGCCTCATCGCCTCCGGCATCCGCCGCGCGCCCGAGCCCACCGAAGGGGCGAGCCCCGCGGCCGGCGCCCCGCTGTATCCGCGCCTGGCGCGCTACCGGGACTTCTACTGGAGCACCCTGGCGGCCTACGGCGGCGGCATCCTGCTGGCGGAGCTGGTGCTGGTGCTGCTCCAGACGGTGCTCTCCAGCGGCGTGCCCTCCACGGACCTGAGCTCCGCGCGTGACGCGGGCGGTGGTGGGCTGTCGTTGCCGCCCACGGGGGCGTTCGCCATCGCCCTGGTCGTCGCGGGCATGGTCGCCTTCATCTCCGGCTTCATCGGTGCCTCGCGCGCGCAGCGGCTCGCGCTGCCCGAGGCCACCATCGGCGTGCTCTACCTGGGCCTGCCCGTCCCCATCCTGCTCACGCTGATGGAGCGGATTCCGTCGCTCCAGCTCGCGCTCGGCTACCGGCTGCGCGAGGTGACGTATGTCGCGGGACTGTTGGGCCGCCCGGAGCTGGCGTACTGGCTGACCTTCACGGGGCTGGTGCTGGCGCTGGTGCTGGGCATCAACACGGGCTTCATCGCCGCCGGCAGCGGGCGCGTGGACCTGAAGCTCGGCTTCGAGCTGTTCGTCGCGCGCCGCCACGTGGCGGTGTTCCGCCCGTCGCTGCTGTTGGGGACGCTGGCGGTGCTGATGTTCGGCATCATCCCGCCCCTGCTCGTCTACTTCATCATCCGCGCCGCCGAGGCCGCGGTGGAGAAGACGCGCATCCGCTCGCTGGGCCTGTCGGACCCGCTGGCCGCGTCCGAGGCGCTGCACAAGCTGAAGCTGCGCGAGCAGTCGCCCACCATGATGATGACCGCGCTGTCGGTGGGCGGCGTGGGCGTGGGCGTGATGGCGCTCATCATCGTGCTGTCGGTGATGAGCGGCTTCGAGGCGGACCTGCAGCAGAAGATCCTGGGCACCAACGCGCACGCGGTGGTGTCGCGCTACGCCGGGGATCTGCCCGAGTACCCCAAGGTCATGGAGACCATCCGCAAGGTGCCGGGCATCGCGGGGCAGACGCCGTTCATCATCAACCAGGTGATGATCGCGTCCGAGGGCAACGTCGACGGCGTCATCATCAAGGGCATCGACCCGAAGACGGTGGGCGACGTGACGGACCTGCCGCGGAACATCCTGGGCGGCGGCTCGCTCGACATCCTCTACACGCCGGAGAAAATCCTCTCGCGTGGCGGGGACGAAGAGGAGTCCGAGACGCCGGCGGGGGAGGGTGACGAGGCGCCCGCGGAGGACGACATCATCCGCCGCTCCGGCACCCCCAAGAAGGCGCCCGTGCTGCCCGGCATCGTGATTGGCCGGGAGCTGGCCGCGTCCCTGCGCGTGGTGGTGGGGGACCGCGTCAACGTCGTGTCCCCGCTGGGCACCGAGCTGTCGCCGTCGGGCCCCGTCCCGAAGAACCGCGCCTACCGCGTGGCGGCCATCTTCTACTCGGGCATGTACGAGTACGACTCCAAGTTCGTCTACATCCTGCTCAAGGAAGCGCAGGACTTCTTCGGCGTCCAGGGCGCGTCCGGCATCGAGTTGAAGGTGCTCGACATCGACGACGCGCGCCGCATCGCCGGGCAGGTGGTGAAGGCGCTGGGCGGCTACCCCTACCGGGCTCGCGACTGGGGAGAGATGAACAAGAACCTCTTCTCCGCGCTGCGCCTGGAGAAGCTGGTGATGGGCATCATCCTCTCCATCATCATCATCGTCGCCGCGGGCCTCATCGTCGCCACGGTCATCATGCTCGTGCTGGAGAAGCGCAAGGAGATCTCCGTGCTCAAGGCGCTGGGCGTCCCCGATGGCGGCATCGTGAAGATATTCCTCGCCGAGGGGCTCCAGATTGGCGTCGCCGGCGGCCTGTTGGGCCTGTTCTCCGGCCTGTCCTGGTGCCTCTTCATCGAGAAGGTCGGCATCAAGCTGGACCCCGAGGTCTATTACATCCCCGCGCTGCCGGTGCGCGTGGAGCCCCTGCAGACCGCGCTGGCCGTCGTCATCGCGGTGCTCGTCACGTACCTGGCCTCCATCTACCCGGCCCTCAAGGCCAGCAGCGTGGAGCCGGTGGAAGGGTTGAAGGCGGAGTAG
- a CDS encoding ABC transporter ATP-binding protein, with amino-acid sequence MTLLSIRNVFKSYFLHGKRIDVLRAVSLDIGKGELVSLVGASGAGKSTFLHVLGTLDAPAAGEVFFEGRSVFAMNDAEIAEFRNQTMGFVFQSHYLLPEFTALENVAMPALIQRKDRAGAYTYARELLERVGLGQRVDHRPGELSGGEAQRVALARALVLKPAVLLADEPTGNLDPATGEGIHQLLRDVNRDLGITAVVVTHNETLARSMPRRLRLAGGQVSEA; translated from the coding sequence ATGACGCTGTTGTCCATCCGCAACGTCTTCAAGAGCTACTTCCTGCACGGCAAGCGCATCGACGTGCTGCGCGCGGTGTCGCTCGACATCGGCAAGGGAGAGCTCGTCTCGCTGGTGGGAGCCTCCGGCGCGGGGAAGAGCACCTTCCTGCACGTGCTGGGCACCCTGGACGCGCCGGCCGCCGGGGAGGTCTTCTTCGAGGGCCGCTCCGTGTTCGCCATGAACGACGCGGAGATCGCCGAGTTCCGCAACCAGACGATGGGCTTCGTCTTCCAGAGCCACTACCTCTTGCCGGAGTTCACCGCCCTGGAGAACGTGGCCATGCCCGCCCTCATCCAGCGCAAGGACCGCGCCGGGGCCTATACCTACGCCCGGGAGCTCCTGGAGCGGGTGGGACTGGGACAGCGGGTGGACCACAGGCCGGGGGAACTGTCCGGTGGTGAAGCCCAGCGGGTGGCCCTGGCGCGCGCCCTGGTCCTCAAGCCCGCCGTCCTGCTCGCCGACGAGCCGACCGGCAACCTGGACCCGGCCACCGGCGAGGGCATCCATCAGCTCCTGAGAGACGTCAACCGGGACCTGGGCATCACCGCCGTGGTCGTCACCCACAATGAAACCCTGGCCCGTTCCATGCCCCGCCGCCTGCGGTTGGCAGGGGGGCAGGTGTCGGAGGCTTGA
- the bamA gene encoding outer membrane protein assembly factor BamA: protein MVEIRVEGNKRVEAEAIRRALRTKVGQTLDASKSSEDLRAVWALGYFTNVELLVQRLPRGVAYVVRVEERPIVRAVNLKGNEELSRDDLKDELDAKPNTILDMEAVRSTVKKIQAKYVEKGYFLAEVTHQIKPSETGGSVDVIIIINEHAKVMVKQITFIGAEKVPAQELKETMITREGGYFSFFTGEGTYREEAFQRDLAVIQIAYFDRGFINVKIDKPTVQLSADKRYIYITLRIEEGEAYDIGKIDFSGDLLDDVSKERMAQLMKSTPGQRFNRSQLSQDIVGLSDVYYDRGYAYANINPVTSVNANNRTVDLTFDVQKGPQVTIERINVVGNSKTRDKVIRRELRVYEGELYSGTGVRRSKDRVTALGFFETVEITQSAGSTDDTIVLQVEVKEKATGTFQVGLGFSNVENFIFTAQIAQNNFLGWGQSVSASAQISGLRSLVQLSFYDPYFLDTNYLLSAEFFRVQADYDGFIRNSTGGTVSIGYQFIDDLLGTIGYTREWVNVEAGSNLGAVLLANQFLSGTTSAARLSLSFDRRDNRLFPSRGFIHFGSVELAPDFLGGTFLFNRYTAYSRLYFPMPLGFVFKTNATIGYIQQLDSNKPLPISELYYVGGINSVRGYYLRSISPSVKVPRSGSPDATVTDFLVGGNKQLVFNFELEFPIFEKAGLRGVLFYDAGNAFASNERFFQDRQNDLPLGLFHSAGFGFRWFSPIGPLRFEWGIPLTRRPEDDRILFEFTIGNFF from the coding sequence GTGGTGGAGATTCGCGTCGAGGGCAACAAGCGCGTGGAGGCCGAGGCCATCCGTCGCGCCCTGCGCACCAAGGTGGGTCAGACGCTGGACGCGTCCAAGTCCTCCGAGGACCTCCGCGCCGTCTGGGCCCTGGGCTACTTCACCAACGTGGAGCTGCTCGTGCAGCGGCTGCCCCGGGGCGTGGCGTACGTGGTCCGCGTGGAAGAGCGGCCCATCGTCCGCGCCGTGAACCTCAAGGGCAACGAGGAGCTCAGCCGCGACGACCTCAAGGACGAGCTCGACGCCAAGCCCAACACCATCCTGGACATGGAAGCCGTGCGCAGCACGGTGAAGAAGATCCAGGCCAAGTACGTGGAGAAGGGCTACTTCCTCGCCGAGGTGACCCACCAGATCAAGCCCTCCGAGACGGGGGGCAGCGTGGACGTCATCATCATCATCAACGAGCACGCCAAGGTGATGGTGAAGCAGATCACCTTCATCGGCGCGGAGAAGGTCCCCGCCCAGGAGCTCAAGGAGACGATGATCACCCGCGAGGGTGGCTACTTCTCCTTCTTCACCGGCGAGGGCACCTATCGCGAGGAGGCCTTCCAGCGCGACCTGGCCGTCATCCAGATCGCCTACTTCGACCGGGGCTTCATCAACGTCAAGATCGACAAGCCCACCGTCCAGCTCTCCGCCGACAAGCGCTACATCTACATCACCCTGCGCATCGAAGAGGGTGAGGCCTACGACATCGGGAAGATCGACTTCTCCGGCGACCTGCTCGACGACGTGTCGAAGGAGCGCATGGCGCAGCTGATGAAGTCGACGCCGGGTCAGCGCTTCAACCGCTCGCAGCTGTCGCAGGACATCGTCGGCCTGTCGGACGTGTATTACGACCGGGGCTACGCGTACGCGAACATCAACCCCGTCACCAGCGTCAACGCCAACAACCGCACGGTGGACCTGACCTTCGACGTGCAGAAGGGCCCGCAGGTCACCATCGAGCGCATCAACGTCGTCGGCAACAGCAAGACGCGCGACAAGGTCATCCGCCGCGAGCTGCGCGTCTACGAGGGTGAGCTCTACAGCGGCACCGGCGTGCGCCGCAGCAAGGACCGCGTCACCGCGCTGGGCTTCTTCGAGACGGTGGAGATCACCCAGAGCGCCGGCAGCACCGACGACACCATCGTCCTCCAGGTGGAGGTGAAGGAGAAGGCCACCGGCACCTTCCAGGTGGGCCTGGGCTTCTCCAACGTGGAGAACTTCATCTTCACGGCGCAGATCGCCCAGAACAACTTCCTGGGCTGGGGCCAGAGCGTCTCCGCGTCCGCGCAGATTTCAGGCCTGCGCTCGCTGGTGCAGCTGTCGTTCTACGACCCGTACTTCCTGGACACGAACTACCTGCTGTCCGCGGAGTTCTTCCGCGTCCAGGCCGACTACGACGGCTTCATCCGCAACTCCACGGGCGGCACCGTCTCCATCGGCTACCAGTTCATCGACGACCTGCTGGGCACCATCGGCTACACCCGGGAATGGGTGAACGTGGAGGCGGGCTCGAACCTGGGCGCGGTGCTGCTGGCCAACCAGTTCCTGTCCGGCACCACCAGCGCGGCGCGCCTGTCGCTCTCGTTCGACCGCCGCGACAACCGCCTGTTCCCCTCGCGCGGCTTCATCCACTTCGGCTCGGTGGAGCTGGCCCCGGACTTCCTGGGCGGCACGTTCCTCTTCAACCGGTACACCGCGTACTCGCGCCTGTACTTCCCCATGCCGCTGGGCTTCGTCTTCAAGACGAACGCCACCATCGGCTACATCCAGCAGCTCGACTCGAACAAGCCGCTGCCCATCTCCGAGCTGTACTACGTGGGTGGCATCAACAGCGTTCGCGGCTACTACCTGCGCAGCATCAGCCCCTCGGTGAAGGTGCCCCGCTCCGGCAGTCCGGACGCCACCGTCACGGACTTCCTCGTCGGCGGCAACAAGCAGCTCGTCTTCAACTTCGAGCTGGAGTTCCCCATCTTCGAGAAGGCCGGCCTGAGGGGTGTGCTCTTCTACGACGCCGGTAACGCCTTCGCGTCCAACGAGCGCTTCTTCCAGGACCGACAGAACGACCTGCCGCTCGGCCTCTTCCACTCGGCGGGCTTCGGCTTCCGGTGGTTCAGCCCCATCGGCCCGCTGCGCTTCGAGTGGGGCATCCCGCTCACCAGGCGGCCGGAAGACGACCGGATTCTGTTCGAGTTCACTATCGGCAACTTCTTCTGA
- a CDS encoding OmpH family outer membrane protein, which yields MSLRTTVAALAAVLSLALPVAASAAELKVAYVDLQRVLLEVDDGKAAKARLQKWLDDKQKEIDKEQTALRAEKENLDKQASAMTPDVRAQKEGDLQKKVMVLAQKWEKSRGEAANKERQEMEPIINKIDQVVASIAQRDDLGMVLDKRDSGIVFAKAQYDISNEVIRAYNGSGKKTTAAKDAPTK from the coding sequence ATGTCGCTTCGCACCACTGTCGCGGCCTTGGCCGCCGTCCTGTCGCTTGCCCTGCCGGTGGCCGCCTCGGCCGCCGAACTGAAGGTCGCCTACGTGGACCTCCAGCGCGTCCTGCTCGAGGTGGATGACGGCAAGGCCGCCAAGGCCCGTCTCCAGAAGTGGTTGGATGACAAGCAGAAGGAGATCGACAAGGAGCAGACCGCCCTGCGCGCGGAGAAGGAGAACCTGGACAAGCAGGCGAGCGCCATGACGCCCGACGTCCGCGCCCAGAAGGAAGGCGACCTCCAGAAGAAGGTGATGGTGCTCGCCCAGAAGTGGGAGAAGAGCCGGGGCGAGGCGGCCAACAAGGAGCGCCAGGAGATGGAGCCCATCATCAACAAGATCGACCAGGTGGTGGCCTCCATCGCGCAGCGCGATGACCTGGGCATGGTCCTGGACAAGCGTGACTCGGGCATCGTCTTCGCGAAGGCCCAGTACGACATCTCCAACGAGGTCATCCGGGCCTACAACGGCTCCGGCAAGAAGACGACGGCGGCCAAGGACGCCCCGACGAAGTAG
- the lpxD gene encoding UDP-3-O-(3-hydroxymyristoyl)glucosamine N-acyltransferase encodes MKTSPAPRRLGELAALVGGELLGDPEQLIHGLNGLEEAGPGDVSFYGNTRYRRQFEASRASAVLVGTSEPAREGVALVRVSNPHLAYARLLRVFHPDVRPAPGIRPGAWVHPEATVHPEASVLAGATVEAGAKVGARSVLYPGAYVGEHASVGEDSVLHPNVTVRERCVVGSRVILHASSVVGADGFGFAFDPEGEQGPQHFKIPQVGIVRIEDDVEVGACTCIDRATVGETVVGRGTKLDNLVQIAHNVRVGPLALICAQAGVSGSAEVGTGVVLAGQVGVVGHIRVGDLAKVGAQSGVAHDVPDGQIVSGSPAIPHREWLRASAASGQVADLLKEMRALRKRVEQLEKEKGP; translated from the coding sequence GTGAAGACCTCTCCCGCACCCCGACGGCTCGGGGAGCTCGCCGCCCTCGTCGGTGGCGAGCTTCTCGGCGACCCTGAGCAGCTCATCCACGGACTCAACGGGCTCGAGGAAGCCGGCCCGGGAGACGTGTCCTTCTACGGAAACACGCGCTACCGCCGCCAGTTCGAGGCCTCCCGCGCCTCGGCTGTGCTGGTGGGCACCAGCGAGCCGGCCCGCGAGGGCGTGGCGCTGGTGCGCGTCTCCAACCCGCACCTGGCCTACGCGCGGCTCTTGCGCGTGTTCCACCCCGACGTGCGTCCCGCCCCCGGCATCCGTCCGGGCGCGTGGGTGCACCCGGAGGCCACCGTGCACCCGGAGGCCTCCGTGCTCGCCGGCGCGACGGTGGAGGCCGGCGCCAAGGTGGGCGCGCGCTCGGTGCTGTATCCCGGCGCCTACGTGGGCGAGCACGCCTCCGTCGGCGAGGACAGCGTGCTGCACCCCAACGTCACGGTGCGCGAGCGCTGTGTGGTGGGCTCTCGCGTCATCCTCCACGCCAGCAGCGTGGTGGGCGCGGACGGCTTCGGCTTCGCCTTCGACCCGGAAGGGGAGCAGGGGCCCCAGCACTTCAAGATTCCCCAGGTCGGCATCGTCCGCATCGAGGACGACGTCGAGGTGGGCGCGTGCACCTGCATCGATCGCGCGACGGTGGGCGAGACGGTGGTGGGGCGCGGCACCAAGCTCGACAACCTGGTGCAGATCGCCCACAACGTCCGGGTGGGGCCGCTGGCGCTCATCTGCGCGCAGGCGGGCGTGTCCGGCTCGGCCGAGGTGGGCACCGGCGTGGTGCTCGCCGGCCAGGTGGGCGTGGTGGGGCACATCCGCGTGGGTGACCTGGCCAAGGTCGGCGCCCAGTCCGGCGTGGCCCATGACGTCCCGGACGGACAGATCGTGAGCGGCAGCCCGGCCATCCCCCACCGTGAGTGGCTCCGGGCCAGCGCGGCCTCGGGGCAGGTGGCGGACCTGCTCAAGGAAATGCGCGCCCTGCGCAAAAGGGTGGAGCAGCTCGAGAAGGAGAAGGGCCCGTGA
- the fabZ gene encoding 3-hydroxyacyl-ACP dehydratase FabZ, which produces MDIGEIQNLLPHRYPFLLIDRVVEIIPGQRITAYKNVTINEPFFNGHFPGHPVMPGVLILEALAQASAILAYKSENMDPSQKVTYLMGVDGARFRKPVVPGDRLQLGIEVLRHKGAVWKTKGTATVDGVKVAEGEFLATVVDKDKGATAEEGAAS; this is translated from the coding sequence ATGGACATCGGCGAAATCCAGAACCTGCTGCCGCACCGGTACCCGTTCCTCCTCATCGACCGGGTCGTGGAAATCATCCCCGGCCAGCGCATCACCGCCTACAAGAACGTCACCATCAACGAGCCCTTCTTCAACGGCCACTTCCCTGGCCATCCGGTGATGCCGGGCGTGCTCATCCTGGAGGCGCTCGCCCAGGCCTCGGCCATCCTCGCGTACAAGAGCGAGAACATGGACCCGAGCCAGAAGGTGACCTACCTGATGGGCGTTGACGGAGCGCGCTTCCGCAAGCCGGTGGTGCCCGGAGACAGGCTGCAGCTCGGAATCGAAGTGCTGCGCCACAAGGGCGCCGTGTGGAAGACGAAGGGCACGGCGACGGTGGATGGCGTGAAGGTCGCCGAAGGCGAGTTCCTGGCCACGGTGGTGGACAAGGACAAGGGCGCGACGGCGGAAGAGGGCGCGGCGTCCTGA
- the lpxA gene encoding acyl-ACP--UDP-N-acetylglucosamine O-acyltransferase gives MAQVHPTAVVHPDARLHESVHVGPYSVIGPQVTIGEGSHVGPHVVIEGRTTLGARNRIFQFASVGADPQDLKYAGEDTELTLGDDNQIREFVTLHKGTAGGGGATRVGNGNLFMANSHVAHDCVVGDGCRIGNGSALAGHVTMEDHVIISGLAAVHQFTRLGRFAFISGGAMVTMDIPPYATAQGDRAELVGLNTVGLERGGFTKDQIERIKEAHRILFRSKLGLQEALGRLRTELGGHPEVDHLVSFISQSKRGLTR, from the coding sequence ATGGCTCAGGTTCATCCCACCGCGGTGGTTCACCCCGATGCGCGTCTGCACGAGTCGGTCCACGTTGGACCCTACTCGGTCATCGGGCCGCAGGTGACGATTGGCGAGGGCTCCCACGTGGGCCCTCACGTCGTCATCGAGGGCCGCACGACGCTCGGTGCGCGCAACCGCATCTTCCAGTTCGCCTCGGTGGGGGCGGACCCGCAGGACCTCAAGTACGCGGGTGAGGACACCGAGCTCACGCTCGGCGACGACAACCAGATTCGCGAGTTCGTCACCCTGCACAAGGGCACGGCGGGCGGCGGTGGCGCGACGCGCGTCGGCAACGGCAACCTCTTCATGGCCAACAGCCATGTCGCCCACGACTGCGTCGTCGGCGACGGGTGCCGCATCGGCAACGGGTCCGCGCTCGCGGGCCACGTGACGATGGAGGACCACGTCATCATCAGCGGCCTGGCGGCGGTGCACCAGTTCACGCGCCTGGGCCGCTTCGCCTTCATCTCTGGCGGGGCCATGGTGACGATGGACATCCCTCCGTACGCCACGGCGCAGGGAGACCGGGCGGAGCTGGTGGGGCTCAACACCGTGGGCCTGGAGCGCGGCGGCTTCACCAAGGACCAGATCGAGCGCATCAAGGAGGCCCACCGCATCCTGTTCCGCTCCAAGCTGGGGCTGCAGGAGGCGCTGGGGCGGCTGCGCACGGAGCTGGGCGGCCACCCCGAAGTGGACCACCTGGTGTCCTTCATCTCCCAGAGCAAGCGCGGCCTGACGCGCTAG
- a CDS encoding LpxI family protein — translation MEHAPPDGRIGLIAGNGQLPLLFARAARARGLEVVAVAHKGETNPALASEVGSLTWVRVGQVNRIQKAFVAAGVKQAAMAGGIGRVKALSEARPDLGAVRIISRLRSFRDDALLRAVAADFESRGITIIAPTDFLGEVLCPEGHLAGPELSPTQAQDVALGREVAALLGQADVGQTVVVHQGHVLALEAVEGTDEAIRRGGKLGGAGAVVVKRCKPQQDLRFDLPAAGPRTLEVMKEVGARVLALEAGRTVLLDAPELFANARAAGITLVGVR, via the coding sequence ATGGAGCACGCACCTCCGGACGGTCGAATCGGTCTCATCGCGGGCAACGGTCAGCTTCCCCTCTTGTTCGCGCGCGCCGCGCGGGCCCGGGGGCTGGAGGTGGTGGCCGTGGCCCACAAGGGCGAGACGAACCCGGCCCTGGCCTCGGAGGTCGGCTCGCTCACCTGGGTGCGGGTGGGGCAGGTCAACCGCATCCAGAAGGCCTTCGTCGCCGCGGGCGTGAAGCAGGCGGCCATGGCGGGCGGCATCGGCCGGGTGAAGGCCCTGTCCGAGGCCCGGCCCGATTTGGGCGCGGTGCGCATCATCTCCCGGCTGCGCAGCTTCCGGGATGACGCGCTGCTGCGCGCGGTGGCCGCGGACTTCGAGTCACGCGGCATCACCATCATCGCCCCCACGGACTTCCTCGGAGAGGTGCTGTGCCCCGAAGGGCACCTGGCCGGCCCCGAGCTCAGCCCCACGCAAGCGCAGGACGTGGCGCTGGGGCGCGAGGTGGCGGCGTTGCTGGGGCAGGCGGACGTGGGCCAGACGGTGGTGGTGCACCAGGGCCACGTGCTGGCGCTCGAGGCGGTGGAGGGCACGGACGAGGCCATCCGTCGGGGCGGCAAGCTGGGAGGCGCGGGCGCGGTGGTCGTCAAGCGCTGCAAGCCGCAGCAGGACCTGCGCTTCGATTTGCCCGCCGCGGGACCCCGCACGCTGGAGGTCATGAAGGAAGTGGGCGCCCGGGTGCTGGCGCTGGAGGCCGGGCGCACCGTGCTGCTGGACGCGCCGGAGCTCTTCGCCAACGCGCGCGCGGCGGGAATCACGCTCGTCGGCGTGCGGTAG
- a CDS encoding OmpA family protein, whose amino-acid sequence MNARLVLLLSLVASTPLPAFADAIRVSLEGRAAVGEKLPALLVHIEEPIAGFEVKLKRDDGKVVDVKGGGKPGVTRRIELEQPEGRFHYEGELVVRFANAESGSMPLSFDTELNGPLRLDVRPEDVDVPGRTLRFQLSRPAGRVELTVLMDTGKKAFEGEVAFKGEKAGTPLSLSWPAAEGKVMKISLRAFDTSDFYTGVDLFPWRVDIPHEEVGFASGRADIPAAERGKLDRSHALIAEALAKYGRFAAVRLYVLGHTDTVGATADNRELSLKRARSIAAAFRQRGLKVPIFYEGFGEESPAVRTPDETAEAANRRAEYIIAVEDPVLAGAPFSPRWRKL is encoded by the coding sequence ATGAATGCCCGCCTGGTTCTATTGCTCAGTCTTGTCGCCTCGACACCCCTGCCCGCGTTCGCCGACGCCATCCGCGTGTCCCTGGAGGGCCGGGCCGCGGTGGGTGAGAAGCTCCCGGCATTGCTCGTGCACATCGAGGAGCCCATCGCGGGCTTCGAGGTGAAGCTCAAACGCGACGACGGGAAGGTGGTCGACGTGAAGGGCGGCGGGAAGCCAGGCGTGACCCGGCGAATCGAGCTGGAGCAGCCCGAGGGCCGCTTCCACTACGAGGGCGAGCTGGTGGTGCGCTTCGCCAACGCCGAGTCGGGCAGCATGCCGTTGTCCTTCGACACGGAGCTCAACGGGCCGCTGCGCCTGGACGTGCGCCCGGAGGACGTGGACGTGCCGGGGCGCACGCTGCGCTTCCAGCTGTCGCGCCCCGCGGGCCGCGTGGAGCTCACCGTGCTGATGGACACGGGGAAGAAGGCCTTCGAGGGGGAGGTGGCCTTCAAGGGGGAGAAGGCGGGCACGCCGCTGTCATTGAGCTGGCCGGCCGCCGAGGGGAAGGTGATGAAGATTTCCCTCCGAGCCTTCGACACATCGGACTTCTACACGGGTGTGGACCTCTTCCCGTGGCGCGTGGACATTCCCCATGAAGAGGTGGGCTTCGCCTCGGGGCGCGCGGACATTCCCGCCGCCGAGCGAGGCAAGCTGGACAGGAGCCATGCGTTGATTGCGGAGGCGCTGGCGAAATACGGCCGCTTCGCGGCGGTTCGTCTGTACGTGCTGGGCCACACGGACACCGTGGGCGCCACGGCGGACAACCGCGAGCTGTCGCTCAAGCGCGCGCGCAGCATCGCCGCCGCCTTCCGTCAGCGAGGGCTGAAGGTCCCCATCTTCTACGAGGGTTTTGGCGAGGAGTCCCCCGCGGTGCGGACTCCGGACGAGACGGCGGAGGCTGCCAATCGCCGGGCTGAATACATCATCGCGGTGGAGGACCCGGTGCTCGCCGGCGCTCCCTTCTCGCCGCGGTGGAGGAAGCTGTAG
- a CDS encoding MarC family protein, producing MKDYLTQFLVALPAVFFVVDPIGVVPLFLAMTAGDSKEKIRRTAMRACLVACGLMTFFALFGTIIFKVFGVSLGAFRVAGGILLLITALDMLRARPSETRTTPTEEQEGVVKEDVAIVPLAIPLLSGPGAIATAMVLMARGNSKSMTSTLPVLAAIILTFVFSYFILRASGLVQRVLRQSGVAIVERVMGLILAAIAVQFIADGAKELLK from the coding sequence ATGAAGGACTACCTGACGCAATTCCTCGTCGCCCTGCCGGCGGTCTTCTTCGTGGTGGACCCCATCGGCGTGGTGCCGCTGTTCCTGGCCATGACGGCCGGGGACTCGAAGGAGAAGATACGCCGCACGGCGATGCGCGCGTGTCTGGTGGCGTGCGGGCTGATGACCTTCTTCGCCCTGTTCGGCACCATCATCTTCAAGGTGTTCGGCGTGTCGCTGGGGGCCTTCCGCGTGGCGGGCGGAATCCTCCTGCTCATCACCGCGCTGGACATGCTGCGCGCGCGACCGTCCGAGACGCGCACCACCCCCACCGAGGAACAGGAAGGCGTGGTGAAGGAGGACGTGGCCATCGTCCCCCTCGCCATCCCGCTGTTGTCGGGGCCCGGAGCCATCGCCACCGCCATGGTGCTGATGGCCCGCGGCAACTCCAAGTCGATGACCTCCACCCTTCCGGTGCTGGCGGCCATCATCCTGACGTTCGTGTTCAGCTACTTCATCCTGCGCGCCTCCGGGCTCGTGCAGCGGGTGCTGCGCCAGTCCGGCGTCGCCATCGTCGAGCGCGTCATGGGGCTCATCCTGGCCGCCATCGCCGTGCAGTTCATCGCGGACGGCGCCAAGGAATTGCTGAAGTAA